The following proteins are encoded in a genomic region of Amphiura filiformis chromosome 11, Afil_fr2py, whole genome shotgun sequence:
- the LOC140163876 gene encoding complement C1q tumor necrosis factor-related protein 3-like: MSSSVNECELHPCQNGGTCEDGVDSYTCICASGWTGDNCELGPPRQMVAFMAVKTAAQTGAVDDVVTFELTETNVGNAFDTTTSAFTCPVSGLYFFAFQISMKPKGNKNPVYSLTKNDRVVISTYNSKKIRISSNAAVLQCEAGEEVKLQFKGRKGTIPHSDRGKYELSSFSGFML; this comes from the exons ATGTCTTCGA GTGTGAATGAATGTGAGTTACATCCTTGCCAGAATGGAGGTACCTGTGAAGACGGTGTAGACTCGTACACTTGTATATGTGCGTCAGGGTGGACAGGGGATAATTGTGAACTAG GTCCACCACGTCAAATGGTCGCATTTATGGCCGTAAAAACTGCAGCGCAGACAGGCGCTGTTGACGATGTTGTTACATTTGAGCTGACAGAAACCAACGTCGGCAATGCTTTCGACACCACAACTAGCGCATTCACCTGTCCTGTCTCCGGCCTTTACTTCTTTGCTTTCCAGATCAGCATGAAGCCCAAAGGAAACAAAAACCCTGTTTATTCATTGACGAAAAATGATCGCGTGGTTATTTCCACATACAATTCTAAAAAGATCCGTATTTCGAGTAACGCTGCAGTGCTGCAGTGTGAGGCTGGAGAGGAAGTGAAGTTGCAGTTCAAGGGCCGCAAGGGCACTATTCCTCACAGCGATCGTGGCAAGTACGAGCTGTCCAGCTTCTCGGGCTTCATGTTGTAA
- the LOC140164096 gene encoding retinoschisin-like, with translation MDGSAPKTFNANSDRDTVVSITFPQPISARFLRIIPTERHSWVSLRFEVIGCQNQNGVNECDLDPCQNGATCGDGED, from the exons ACATTTAATGCGAACAGTGATCGAGATACAGTTGTTAGTATCACGTTTCCTCAACCAATTAGCGCCAGGTTTTTACGTATTATACCTACAGAACGGCATAGCTGGGTATCACTACGCTTTGAAGTCATTGGATGTCAGAATCAAAACG GTGTGAATGAATGTGATTTAGATCCTTGCCAGAATGGAGCTACCTGTGGCGACGGTGAAGACTAG